One Nerophis lumbriciformis linkage group LG19, RoL_Nlum_v2.1, whole genome shotgun sequence DNA segment encodes these proteins:
- the slitrk4 gene encoding SLIT and NTRK-like protein 4 yields the protein MMLVLLLAAFSSSISSSSLSSPSMSDGPPMADPDLMAETCSACSCMSVENVLYVNCEKIAVYRPTQLVPPVSSLYHLNFQNNFLIILYPNSFLNFTHAVSLHLGNNQLQNVEGGAFMGMSALKQLHLNNNELKVLRADTFQGIENLEYLQADYNLIKYIEKGAFNKLHRLKVLILNDNLIQALPDNIFRFASLTHLDIRGNRIQKLPYLGVLEHIGRIVELQLDDNPWNCTCDLAPLKAWLENMPYNIFIGEAICETPIDLYGRLLKETNKQELCPMGTGSDFDVRMPPALPDTGQSPSKISPTSVVQIATKSPKTTDASKIYGNGIVAGSPPFGRNSQIVSFQTRTPPLLCPKPCSCKTHPSDFGISVSCQERNVKNLVELLPKPPNAKKLHLSGNYIRDISPTDFQGFEGLDLLHLGSNQIVTVEKGVFANLTNLRRLYLNGNQIEQLHPEMFLGLTNLQYLYLEYNAIKEILAGTFDSMPNLQLLYLNNNVLRSLPAYVFAGVSLAKLNLKNNHFMTLPVSGVLDQLRSLTQIDLEGNPWECSCDLVALKMWLEKLNDGVTAKEVRCASPVQFANIELRLLKSEILCPKLIARPPFIFTSATPLLTSLSPAGVGKAPPGGPVPLSIMILSILVVLILTVFVAFCLLVFVLRRNKKPVGRQELGNQECGSMSLQPYRHGHKSGKKGSIPGDDLGGETFIPHTIEHISKSHTCGIGRSSDIDAGFKFADSQRQKIILRSSDDKDALSTLERNKRLSTIDELEEFLPNREPSMFLQNFLEGKRDFNSIGMSGYEIRYPEKSLDRKMKKSSLIGGNHSKIVVEQRKSEYYELKAKLQGTPDYLQVLEEQTALTKM from the coding sequence ATGATGCTCGTACTCCTGCTGGCCGCCTTTTCCTCCTCCATCTCAAGCTCCTCCCTCTCCTCCCCCTCCATGTCGGACGGACCCCCGATGGCGGACCCGGACTTGATGGCCGAAACGTGTAGCGCCTGCTCGTGCATGTCTGTGGAAAACGTGCTATACGTCAACTGCGAGAAGATCGCCGTGTACCGGCCAACGCAACTTGTTCCACCAGTGTCGTCGTTATACCACCTCAATTTCCAAAACAACTTCTTAATTATTCTCTATCCGAACTCGTTCCTTAACTTCACCCATGCTGTGTCTCTGCATCTTGGCAACAATCAGCTGCAGAACGTGGAAGGCGGCGCGTTTATGGGGATGAGTGCGTTGAAGCAGCTGCACCTGAACAATAACGAGTTGAAGGTGTTGCGAGCAGACACTTTTCAAGGGATAGAAAACTTGGAGTACCTTCAGGCCGACTACAACTTGATAAAGTACATTGAAAAGGGAGCATTCAATAAACTGCACAGGCTAAAAGTGCTGATTTTAAATGACAACCTCATACAGGCACTTCCTGACAACATATTTCGCTTTGCCTCCCTCACACACCTGGATATAAGAGGGAATAGGATCCAGAAGCTTCCATATTTGGGAGTCCTGGAGCACATTGGACGCATTGTTGAGCTTCAGCTGGATGATAACCCCTGGAACTGTACGTGTGACTTGGCACCTCTCAAGGCGTGGCTTGAAAACATGCCCTATAATATTTTTATTGGCGAGGCCATATGTGAAACACCAATTGACTTATATGGAAGGCTACTAAAAGAAACCAACAAGCAGGAGCTTTGCCCCATGGGCACAGGATCGGACTTTGATGTGAGAATGCCACCTGCGCTCCCTGATACTGGCCAATCCCCCTCTAAAATATCCCCCACCTCTGTGGTTCAAATTGCCACCAAATCACCAAAAACCACGGACGCCTCTAAAATATATGGTAATGGCATTGTAGCCGGTTCACCCCCCTTTGGTAGAAATAGCCAGATTGTTTCTTTTCAAACGCGAACCCCGCCGCTGTTGTGCCCAAAGCCCTGTAGTTGTAAAACCCACCCTTCAGATTTCGGCATTAGTGTCAGTTGTCAGGAAAGAAATGTGAAAAATCTAGTTGAGCTCCTTCCTAAACCCCCAAACGCCAAGAAACTCCACTTAAGTGGGAATTACATTCGTGACATAAGCCCAACTGATTTCCAAGGGTTTGAAGGTTTGGATCTGCTGCATCTTGGCAGCAACCAAATTGTAACTGTTGAGAAAGGAGTGTTCGCTAACCTCACAAATCTGAGAAGACTGTATCTGAATGGGAATCAGATAGAACAGTTACATCCTGAGATGTTTTTGGGCCTCACAAATCTGCAGTACCTATATCTGGAATATAATGCCATCAAAGAAATCCTGGCGGGCACCTTTGATTCAATGCCAAATTTACAACTACTGTATCTCAATAATAATGTTTTGCGGAGTCTCCCCGCTTATGTGTTTGCTGGCGTCTCTTTAGCCAAACTAAATCTGAAAAACAACCATTTCATGACACTGCCAGTAAGCGGGGTCTTGGATCAGCTACGGTCTTTGACCCAGATAGACTTAGAGGGGAACCCGTGGGAGTGTTCTTGCGACTTGGTTGCGCTCAAGATGTGGCTCGAAAAGCTAAACGATGGAGTGACCGCTAAAGAAGTGAGATGTGCCTCCCCTGTGCAGTTCGCCAACATCGAACTGCGCCTCTTAAAAAGCGAGATCCTGTGCCCGAAGCTGATAGCACGACCACCGTTTATTTTTACCAGCGCCACCCCTCTTTTGACTTCATTGTCACCTGCTGGGGTCGGCAAAGCCCCTCCAGGAGGGCCTGTACCTCTCTCAATCATGATCCTGAGTATTCTTGTTGTGCTAATACTTACGGTGTTTGTGGCCTTCTGCCTTCTAGTCTTTGTCCTTAGAAGGAACAAAAAACCAGTCGGTCGGCAGGAGCTGGGGAATCAGGAGTGTGGGTCAATGTCACTGCAGCCTTACCGGCATGGACATAAGTCGGGCAAAAAAGGATCCATCCCAGGAGATGACTTGGGAGGCGAAACATTTATTCCACACACCATTGAACACATTAGCAAGAGTCACACATGCGGGATCGGACGCTCGTCAGACATTGACGCCGGGTTTAAGTTTGCTGACTCGCAGAGGCAGAAGATTATCCTCCGGAGTAGCGACGACAAAGACGCACTATCCACCCTGGAGCGCAACAAGCGCCTCAGTACAATCGACGAACTGGAGGAATTCCTCCCGAACCGAGAGCCCAGCATGTTCCTCCAGAACTTTCTGGAAGGCAAGAGAGATTTCAACAGCATAGGAATGAGTGGATACGAAATCCGCTACCCAGAGAAATCGCTGGATCGAAAGATGAAGAAGTCGTCGCTGATAGGCGGAAACCACAGTAAAATTGTGGTGGAGCAAAGAAAAAGTGAGTATTATGAGCTGAAAGCCAAGCTGCAAGGAACACCTGATTACCTCCAGGTGCTGGAGGAGCAGACTGCACTGACTAAAATGTAG